In Pelagibius sp. CAU 1746, the following proteins share a genomic window:
- a CDS encoding sulfotransferase, translating into MKLLSEAEELQNLMENLGTFIVTGVTKSGTTWLQRMLDSHPEIACGGESKLNVFLARLAPALRAYNEALTKTNAKIYKEGAVYQPVTQIQAWAVMQYLFLDRLAAVRRTAEAAGKLSALKWIGDKDPDYKRELTSWRAILPETRVVSTTRDGRDCYVSLWFHLYPEREPLAAENRGDFVGRIQGHAATWRDTMAKFEKDAADHPGRHFAVRYESLLEDAQGEMTKLFEWFGCDASEATVAEVVARNAFAVASGGRQPGEADPRSFLRKGIAGDWKNHFDEECNRLYCEVAGEALTAAGYEV; encoded by the coding sequence GTGAAGCTGCTGTCAGAGGCCGAGGAACTCCAGAACCTGATGGAGAACCTCGGGACCTTCATCGTAACCGGGGTCACCAAGTCCGGCACGACCTGGCTGCAGCGCATGCTGGACAGCCACCCGGAGATCGCCTGCGGCGGCGAGAGCAAACTGAACGTCTTCCTAGCCCGGCTGGCCCCGGCGCTGCGCGCCTACAACGAGGCGCTGACCAAGACCAACGCCAAGATCTACAAGGAAGGGGCGGTCTACCAGCCCGTGACCCAGATCCAGGCGTGGGCGGTCATGCAGTACCTCTTCCTCGACCGCCTGGCCGCCGTGCGCCGCACCGCCGAGGCTGCGGGCAAGCTGAGCGCCCTGAAGTGGATCGGCGACAAGGATCCCGACTACAAGCGCGAGCTGACCTCCTGGCGGGCCATCCTGCCGGAGACGCGGGTGGTGAGCACCACCCGCGACGGGCGCGACTGCTACGTCTCCCTGTGGTTCCACCTCTACCCCGAGCGCGAGCCCCTGGCGGCCGAGAACCGCGGCGACTTCGTCGGACGCATCCAGGGCCACGCCGCCACCTGGCGCGACACCATGGCGAAGTTCGAGAAGGACGCGGCCGACCACCCCGGCCGCCACTTCGCCGTGCGCTACGAGAGCCTGCTGGAAGATGCGCAAGGGGAGATGACCAAGCTCTTCGAGTGGTTCGGCTGCGACGCCTCCGAGGCCACCGTCGCCGAGGTGGTCGCGCGCAACGCCTTCGCCGTCGCCTCCGGCGGGCGCCAGCCGGGCGAGGCAGACCCCAGGAGCTTCCTGCGCAAGGGCATCGCCGGCGACTGGAAGAACCACTTCGACGAGGAGTGCAACCGGCTCTACTGCGAGGTGGCGGGCGAGGCCCTGACCGCCGCCGGCTACGAAGTATGA
- a CDS encoding DNA polymerase III subunit epsilon, which translates to MRYPLPNPVYVVTDIEVNGPTPGEHSMLAFASVAVDAAGGEIDTFEAVLETLPDAGENPTTMEWFKSFPEAWAAATTNPEPPQTVMESYVDWLRGLPGQPIFAAHPLAFDGAWIDHYLRRFLGIRLLKGPWEGEPLFYTAGLCLQAFAAGRTGWDFSACFTGGYPPEWLGHVPHSHISIDDARGYANLLRTLLQMKPPAG; encoded by the coding sequence ATGAGATATCCCCTGCCCAACCCCGTCTACGTGGTCACTGACATCGAGGTGAACGGACCGACGCCGGGCGAACATTCCATGCTGGCCTTCGCCTCCGTCGCCGTCGATGCGGCAGGCGGCGAGATCGATACCTTTGAAGCGGTGCTGGAAACCCTGCCTGACGCGGGCGAGAACCCCACCACGATGGAATGGTTCAAGAGCTTCCCGGAAGCCTGGGCCGCCGCGACGACGAACCCTGAGCCGCCGCAGACCGTGATGGAAAGCTACGTTGACTGGCTGCGGGGCCTGCCGGGCCAGCCCATCTTCGCCGCCCACCCCCTGGCCTTCGACGGCGCCTGGATCGACCACTACCTGCGCCGCTTCCTCGGCATCCGCCTGCTGAAGGGCCCCTGGGAAGGCGAACCGCTGTTCTACACCGCCGGGCTCTGCCTACAGGCCTTCGCCGCCGGGCGCACCGGCTGGGACTTCTCCGCCTGCTTCACCGGCGGCTACCCGCCGGAGTGGCTCGGTCACGTACCGCACAGCCACATCTCCATCGACGACGCCCGCGGCTACGCCAACCTGCTGCGCACGCTGCTGCAGATGAAGCCGCCAGCAGGATAA
- a CDS encoding pyridoxal-phosphate dependent enzyme codes for MRYESILETVGGTPAVRINKLAPGGVNLYAKLEAFNPMGSVKDRLALGVIEDAERSGALKPGQTVVEATSGNTGIGLAMVCAQKGYPLVIVMAENFSVERRKLMRFLGAKVILTPAAEKGTGMLNKAIELAEKHGWFLCRQFENEANADFHSRTTAREILEDFADAPLDYWVTGAGTGGTLKGVSRVLKAESPNTKIIVCEPDNVPILGSGIPMPETPGESHPLFRPHLMQGWTPDFIPRLTGDALADHNVDRILPVGGEESLRLARDLALKEGILTGITGGATLAGALQIAKEAPVGSTILCMLPDTGERYLSTVLFEHVSVDMTAEEIEISKSTPAARFDRPSAPPAAKPEEAKPAAAAAKDAEAEATLAEVLGDTDKPVVMFALEWCEFCWSVRRFFARLGIDYRSVDLDSVALQENNMGGRIRAAVSAKTGIRTIPQIFVGGTLIGGCTEVFDAYKSGALQKLLEESGGAYDRKAQLDPYGFFPAWLQSRQAVAQSDEAAE; via the coding sequence ATGAGATACGAGAGCATCCTGGAGACCGTGGGCGGGACCCCGGCCGTACGCATCAACAAGCTGGCGCCCGGGGGCGTGAACCTCTACGCCAAGCTGGAAGCCTTCAACCCGATGGGCTCGGTGAAAGACCGCCTGGCCCTGGGCGTGATCGAGGACGCCGAACGCAGCGGCGCGTTGAAGCCCGGCCAGACGGTGGTCGAGGCGACCAGCGGCAACACCGGCATCGGCCTGGCCATGGTCTGCGCCCAAAAGGGCTATCCCCTGGTCATCGTCATGGCCGAGAACTTCAGCGTCGAGCGGCGCAAGCTGATGCGCTTCCTCGGCGCCAAAGTGATCTTGACCCCGGCGGCGGAAAAAGGCACCGGCATGCTGAACAAGGCCATCGAGTTGGCCGAGAAGCACGGCTGGTTCCTCTGCCGCCAGTTCGAGAACGAGGCCAACGCCGACTTCCACTCGCGCACCACGGCGCGCGAGATCCTGGAGGACTTCGCCGATGCACCGCTCGACTACTGGGTCACCGGCGCGGGCACCGGCGGCACCTTGAAGGGCGTCTCGCGCGTGCTGAAGGCCGAGAGCCCGAACACCAAGATCATCGTCTGCGAGCCGGACAACGTGCCGATCCTGGGCAGTGGCATTCCCATGCCGGAGACCCCCGGCGAGAGCCATCCCCTGTTCCGCCCGCATCTGATGCAGGGCTGGACGCCGGACTTCATCCCGCGCCTGACCGGCGACGCCCTGGCCGACCACAACGTCGACCGTATCCTGCCGGTCGGGGGCGAGGAATCGCTGCGCCTGGCGCGCGATCTGGCCTTGAAGGAAGGCATCCTGACCGGCATCACCGGCGGCGCCACCCTGGCCGGCGCCCTCCAGATCGCCAAGGAAGCGCCCGTCGGCAGCACCATCCTCTGCATGCTGCCGGACACCGGCGAGCGCTACCTCAGCACGGTGCTCTTCGAGCACGTCTCCGTCGACATGACCGCCGAGGAGATCGAGATCTCCAAGTCGACGCCGGCCGCCCGCTTCGACCGGCCTTCCGCTCCGCCGGCCGCCAAGCCCGAAGAGGCGAAGCCGGCCGCCGCTGCGGCGAAGGATGCCGAGGCCGAGGCCACCCTGGCCGAGGTGCTGGGCGACACCGACAAGCCGGTGGTCATGTTCGCCCTGGAATGGTGCGAGTTCTGCTGGTCGGTGCGGCGCTTCTTCGCGCGTCTCGGCATCGACTACCGCTCCGTCGACCTCGACTCGGTGGCCCTGCAGGAGAACAACATGGGCGGGCGCATCCGCGCCGCGGTCAGCGCCAAGACCGGCATCCGCACCATCCCGCAGATCTTCGTCGGCGGCACCCTGATCGGCGGCTGCACGGAGGTCTTCGACGCCTACAAGAGCGGCGCGCTGCAGAAGCTGCTGGAAGAAAGCGGCGGCGCCTACGACAGGAAGGCGCAGCTCGACCCCTACGGCTTCTTCCCGGCCTGGCTGCAGTCCCGCCAGGCGGTGGCGCAGAGCGACGAAGCGGCGGAGTAA
- a CDS encoding AarF/ABC1/UbiB kinase family protein — protein MPKHDSQEHDSQEHDSQEQDSREEDHEEPGPDDEDFGAEDSRLSGRVRRYAKVGSSVGGLAAQVVGARYLGIGLDRGKHSSELKAALGGLKGPLMKAAQILATIPDALPREYAEELRQLQSNAPSMGWPFVKRRMRSELGADWEKKFKSFEREAAAAASLGQVHRAVALDGRLLACKLQYPDMLSAVEADLQQLKILFGIYRRYDRAIDPSNIYHELAERLREELDYAREGRHMQLYQDMLRDEPGVHVADLLPELSTKRLLTMTWLEGHPLLDFVKGEVTVEQRNAVAMNMFRCWYVPFYFYGIIHGDPHLGNYTFREDGTVNLLDFGCIRVFQPKFVKGVIDLYFALERDDPELAVEAYRTWGFTNLSKDLLAALNLWAAFLYAPLLEDKPQKIMGEQGSLYGAKVAGEVHKELRRLGGVKPPREFVLMDRAAIGLGSVFMHLDAEINWHQMFHDLIRDFDVKKLEKRQKKVLKARNLPLPE, from the coding sequence ATGCCCAAGCACGACAGCCAAGAGCACGACAGCCAAGAGCACGACAGCCAAGAGCAGGACAGCCGGGAAGAGGATCACGAAGAGCCGGGGCCCGATGACGAGGACTTTGGCGCGGAGGACTCGCGCCTTTCCGGCCGGGTGCGCCGCTACGCCAAGGTGGGCAGCTCCGTCGGCGGCCTCGCCGCCCAGGTGGTCGGCGCCCGCTATCTGGGGATCGGTCTCGACCGCGGCAAGCACTCCTCGGAGCTGAAGGCGGCGCTGGGCGGCCTCAAGGGGCCGCTGATGAAGGCGGCGCAGATCCTCGCCACCATCCCCGACGCCCTGCCGCGTGAGTATGCCGAGGAGCTGCGCCAGCTGCAGTCCAACGCACCCTCCATGGGCTGGCCCTTCGTGAAGCGGCGCATGCGCAGCGAGCTGGGCGCGGACTGGGAGAAGAAGTTCAAGTCCTTCGAGCGCGAGGCCGCGGCCGCCGCCTCCCTGGGACAGGTGCACCGCGCCGTCGCCCTGGACGGCCGTCTCCTGGCCTGCAAGCTGCAGTACCCGGACATGCTCTCGGCCGTGGAGGCCGACCTGCAGCAGCTTAAGATCCTCTTCGGTATCTACCGGCGCTACGACCGCGCCATCGACCCCTCGAACATCTACCACGAGCTGGCGGAGCGCCTGCGCGAGGAGCTGGACTACGCGCGTGAAGGCCGCCACATGCAGCTCTACCAGGACATGCTGCGCGACGAGCCCGGCGTGCACGTCGCCGACCTGCTGCCGGAGCTTTCCACCAAACGTCTGCTGACCATGACCTGGTTGGAAGGCCATCCGCTGCTCGACTTCGTGAAGGGCGAGGTCACGGTGGAGCAGCGCAACGCCGTGGCCATGAACATGTTCCGCTGCTGGTACGTGCCTTTCTATTTCTACGGCATCATCCATGGCGACCCGCACCTGGGCAATTACACCTTCCGCGAGGACGGCACCGTGAACCTGCTGGACTTCGGCTGCATCCGCGTCTTCCAGCCGAAGTTCGTCAAGGGCGTCATCGACCTCTATTTCGCGCTGGAGCGCGACGATCCCGAGCTGGCGGTGGAGGCCTACCGCACCTGGGGCTTCACGAACCTGAGCAAAGACCTGCTGGCGGCGCTGAACCTTTGGGCCGCCTTCCTCTACGCCCCGCTGCTGGAGGACAAGCCGCAGAAGATCATGGGTGAGCAGGGCAGCCTCTACGGCGCCAAAGTGGCCGGTGAGGTACACAAGGAATTGCGGCGCCTCGGCGGCGTGAAGCCGCCGCGCGAGTTCGTGCTCATGGACCGCGCCGCCATCGGCCTGGGCTCGGTCTTCATGCACCTGGACGCCGAGATCAACTGGCACCAGATGTTCCACGACCTGATCCGCGACTTCGACGTCAAGAAGCTGGAAAAGCGTCAGAAGAAGGTGCTGAAGGCCCGCAACCTGCCGCTGCCGGAGTGA
- a CDS encoding alpha/beta fold hydrolase: MATKQRALKLAAEGGKPLPRPCAPAAPTEAPDPARLPDVAGHRTGIEVAPSPPPLPGVLGGDALDRMLHAGLARVTAGISPAALGLAYTDWWMHLAGAPGKQAQLMQEAWSEMVRLSLSAARSAAGEVCEPCIQPEHRDKRFQDEAWCRPPFDMITQGFLLTQKWWQQATTGVRGVSTHHEAVVSFATRQLLDVFSPSNYVMTNPLLLRETLEQGGANLYQGWLNALEDMERRLTGRGPAGTENFRPGKELAVTPGRVVYRNALIELIQYSPATGQVHPEPVLIVPAWIMKYYILDLSPENSLIRFLVSQGHTVFAISWKNPGAEDRDLDMDDYRRLGVMAALDAVGAIVPDQKVHAAGYCLGGTLLSIAAAAMARDKDERLKTVTLLAAQTDFTEAGELMLFIDEAQLTYLEDIMWSQGYLDTTQMAGAFQLLRSNDLIWSRLVHDYYLGRRSNQTDLMAWNADATRMPYRMHSEYLRRLFLNNDLAEGRFEVEGRPVALTDIRQPVFAVGTAKDHVAPWRSVYKIVLLTDTEVTFLLTSGGHNAGIVTPPGHPRRIYQTARLRDHEGYIDPDRWRAAAPVHKGSWWPEWQAWLAKNSGAPVDPPPMGKAEAGYPALEAAPGRYVLQP, from the coding sequence TTGGCGACGAAGCAAAGAGCCTTGAAGCTCGCTGCCGAGGGCGGCAAGCCCCTGCCGCGGCCCTGTGCGCCCGCGGCGCCGACCGAGGCGCCGGATCCTGCGCGCCTGCCCGACGTGGCCGGGCATCGGACCGGCATCGAAGTGGCGCCCAGCCCGCCGCCGCTGCCCGGCGTTCTGGGCGGCGATGCCCTGGACCGCATGCTGCACGCCGGCCTCGCGCGGGTGACGGCGGGCATCTCGCCGGCAGCCCTGGGCCTGGCCTATACCGACTGGTGGATGCACCTGGCCGGAGCGCCCGGCAAGCAGGCGCAACTGATGCAGGAAGCCTGGTCCGAGATGGTCAGGCTGTCCCTGAGTGCGGCACGCTCGGCCGCCGGCGAGGTTTGCGAACCCTGCATCCAACCGGAGCACCGCGACAAGCGCTTCCAGGACGAAGCCTGGTGCCGGCCCCCCTTCGACATGATCACCCAGGGCTTCCTGCTGACCCAGAAGTGGTGGCAGCAGGCCACAACAGGCGTACGCGGCGTCTCCACTCATCACGAGGCGGTGGTGTCCTTCGCCACGCGCCAATTGCTGGACGTCTTCTCGCCCTCCAACTACGTGATGACCAATCCGCTGCTGCTGCGCGAGACCCTGGAGCAGGGCGGCGCCAACCTCTATCAGGGTTGGCTGAACGCTCTGGAGGATATGGAGCGCCGTCTCACCGGACGCGGCCCTGCGGGCACCGAGAATTTCCGTCCGGGCAAGGAGCTGGCGGTGACCCCGGGCCGGGTCGTCTACCGCAACGCCCTGATCGAGCTGATCCAGTACAGCCCTGCGACCGGGCAGGTACATCCGGAGCCGGTGCTGATCGTCCCGGCCTGGATCATGAAGTACTACATCCTGGATCTCTCGCCGGAAAACTCGCTGATCCGCTTCCTGGTTTCCCAGGGTCATACGGTCTTCGCGATCTCTTGGAAGAACCCTGGCGCCGAGGACCGCGACCTGGACATGGACGACTACCGTCGCTTGGGCGTCATGGCGGCGCTGGACGCGGTGGGCGCGATCGTGCCGGACCAAAAAGTCCACGCCGCGGGCTATTGCCTGGGCGGCACGCTGCTGTCCATCGCCGCGGCGGCCATGGCGCGCGACAAGGACGAGCGCCTGAAGACAGTGACCCTGCTGGCCGCGCAGACCGACTTCACCGAGGCCGGCGAACTGATGCTCTTCATCGACGAAGCCCAGCTCACCTACCTGGAAGACATCATGTGGTCGCAGGGCTACCTGGACACCACGCAGATGGCCGGCGCCTTCCAGCTCTTGCGCTCCAACGACCTCATCTGGTCGCGCCTGGTGCACGACTATTACCTGGGCCGGCGCAGCAACCAGACCGACCTCATGGCCTGGAACGCCGATGCGACGCGCATGCCCTACCGGATGCATTCGGAATACCTGCGCCGCCTGTTCCTCAACAACGACCTGGCCGAGGGCCGCTTCGAGGTGGAAGGGCGGCCGGTGGCGCTGACGGACATCCGCCAACCGGTCTTCGCGGTCGGCACGGCCAAGGATCACGTCGCCCCCTGGCGCTCGGTCTACAAGATCGTGCTGCTGACCGACACCGAAGTGACCTTCCTCTTGACCAGCGGCGGCCACAACGCCGGCATCGTGACCCCGCCGGGCCATCCGCGCCGCATTTACCAGACCGCCCGGCTGCGCGACCACGAGGGCTACATTGATCCCGACCGCTGGCGCGCCGCGGCGCCGGTGCACAAGGGCTCCTGGTGGCCGGAGTGGCAGGCCTGGCTGGCGAAAAACTCGGGAGCGCCGGTCGATCCGCCACCGATGGGCAAGGCCGAGGCCGGCTATCCGGCACTGGAGGCGGCGCCGGGCCGCTATGTGCTGCAGCCCTGA
- a CDS encoding DUF2975 domain-containing protein, with the protein MRQAAVERICFLMVGITAIMMAGIAGAYLNLWIDRESLRAMVETEILTPDTAYALTNLTVTAGLLVGAIPAGLSLWGLWNAARLFFGYSKGAVFTDAAGHRLKRMGMALALLPVAQIAITAALSLIFTMDNPAGQRQLSITLNQTHLLVGIAGCMLIVIGWVMAEATRIADDNRQIV; encoded by the coding sequence ATGCGACAAGCTGCTGTCGAGCGAATCTGTTTCCTGATGGTCGGCATCACCGCGATCATGATGGCGGGTATCGCAGGGGCCTACCTCAACCTTTGGATCGACCGGGAAAGCCTGCGGGCCATGGTCGAGACCGAGATCCTCACGCCGGACACCGCCTACGCACTGACGAACCTGACCGTCACGGCGGGACTGCTGGTCGGCGCCATCCCCGCGGGACTCTCCCTCTGGGGCCTGTGGAATGCCGCGCGGCTGTTCTTCGGCTACAGCAAGGGTGCCGTCTTCACCGATGCCGCCGGCCACCGCCTGAAACGCATGGGGATGGCCCTGGCTTTGCTGCCGGTCGCGCAGATTGCGATCACGGCAGCGCTGTCGCTGATCTTCACGATGGACAATCCCGCCGGCCAGCGCCAGCTCTCGATCACCCTCAACCAGACCCATCTGCTGGTCGGCATCGCCGGCTGCATGTTGATCGTGATCGGCTGGGTCATGGCCGAGGCCACGCGGATCGCCGACGACAACCGGCAGATCGTCTAG
- a CDS encoding helix-turn-helix transcriptional regulator — protein MAIVVNLDLMLSKRKMRSKALAQAIGITEQNVSLLKSGKVKGVRFETLERICQALDCQPGELLEWRPDRPEPDGES, from the coding sequence ATGGCCATCGTCGTCAATCTCGACCTCATGCTGTCGAAGCGGAAGATGCGCTCGAAAGCTCTCGCCCAGGCAATCGGCATAACCGAGCAGAACGTCTCGCTGCTGAAATCGGGCAAGGTGAAAGGCGTGCGTTTCGAGACGCTGGAGCGGATCTGCCAGGCGCTGGACTGCCAGCCCGGCGAGCTGCTGGAGTGGCGGCCGGACAGGCCGGAGCCGGACGGAGAGTCCTGA
- a CDS encoding M3 family oligoendopeptidase, with protein MNPKPVTDENLGELPAWNLADLYSGLDSPALQSDLEDAAARSTAFQSRFAGRLAGLDGAALGAAIADYEAIQETLGRVMSFAQLVYSGDMSDPKIGRFFQSMQERCTAISTDLVFFTLELNRIDEAELKEKLKAPALARYAPWLRDLRAMRPHQLSDEMERLLHEKYVAGRAAWTRLFDETMAALRFPFQGQELTSAEILNRLTDRDPAARREAAKSLGKVLGDNARVFALITNTLAKDKEIEDKWRDFPRPVSSRNLANFVEDEVVDALVGSVHQAYPRLSHRYYALKAKWFGGDTLSYWDRNAPLPEDDDRIIPWQDARRLVLDAYHDFSPALAAIGKQFFEKRWIDAPVRPGKAPGAFAHPTVPSAHPYLLLNYQGRARDVMTLAHELGHGVHQVLAGPQGHLMADTPLTLAETASVFGEMLTFQTMLKAESEPRLRKVMLASKVEDMLNTVVRQIAMHEFETRVHDERRSGELLPDRLGEIWLETQRQSLGPAIAFDGDYRNYWAYIPHFIHVPFYVYAYAFGDCLVNSLYAVYEGAEAGFAEKYLDMLRAGGSKRHKELLAPFGLDASDPAFWARGLQLVERFIGELEEMD; from the coding sequence TTGAATCCGAAACCTGTGACCGACGAAAACCTCGGTGAGCTGCCCGCCTGGAACTTGGCGGATCTCTATTCCGGCCTCGATTCGCCTGCGCTGCAGAGCGACCTGGAGGACGCCGCCGCGCGGTCCACGGCGTTCCAGTCACGGTTTGCCGGCAGGCTGGCCGGGTTGGATGGGGCGGCGCTGGGCGCGGCCATCGCCGACTACGAGGCGATCCAGGAGACCCTGGGCCGGGTCATGAGTTTCGCGCAGCTGGTCTACTCCGGCGATATGAGCGACCCCAAGATCGGCCGCTTCTTCCAGTCGATGCAGGAGCGGTGCACGGCAATCTCCACCGACCTGGTGTTCTTCACGCTGGAGCTGAACCGCATCGACGAGGCGGAGTTGAAGGAGAAGTTGAAGGCGCCGGCGCTGGCCCGCTATGCGCCCTGGCTGCGCGACCTGCGCGCCATGCGCCCGCATCAGCTTTCCGACGAGATGGAGCGCCTGCTGCACGAGAAGTACGTGGCCGGGCGCGCCGCCTGGACACGTCTCTTCGACGAGACCATGGCCGCTCTGCGCTTTCCTTTCCAGGGCCAGGAACTCACCTCCGCCGAGATCCTTAACCGCCTGACCGACCGTGATCCGGCGGCGCGGCGCGAGGCGGCCAAGTCCCTCGGCAAGGTGCTGGGCGACAACGCCCGCGTCTTCGCGCTGATCACCAACACCCTGGCCAAGGACAAGGAGATCGAGGACAAGTGGCGTGATTTCCCGCGACCGGTCTCTTCGCGCAATCTCGCCAACTTCGTCGAGGATGAGGTGGTCGACGCCCTCGTCGGCTCGGTCCATCAGGCCTATCCGCGTCTCTCGCATCGTTACTACGCACTGAAGGCCAAGTGGTTCGGCGGCGACACGCTGTCCTACTGGGACCGCAACGCACCCCTGCCCGAAGACGACGACCGGATCATACCCTGGCAGGATGCGCGACGCCTGGTGCTGGACGCCTATCACGATTTCTCGCCGGCTCTCGCGGCCATCGGCAAGCAGTTCTTCGAGAAGCGGTGGATCGACGCCCCGGTGCGCCCCGGCAAGGCGCCGGGCGCCTTCGCCCATCCCACCGTGCCTTCGGCGCATCCTTATCTGCTGCTGAACTACCAGGGGCGTGCCCGCGACGTCATGACCCTGGCCCACGAGCTGGGCCACGGCGTGCATCAGGTGCTGGCCGGTCCGCAGGGCCATCTGATGGCCGACACGCCGCTGACCCTGGCGGAAACCGCGTCGGTCTTCGGCGAAATGCTGACCTTCCAGACCATGTTGAAGGCGGAGTCCGAGCCCAGGCTGCGCAAGGTCATGCTGGCCTCCAAGGTGGAGGACATGCTGAACACCGTGGTGCGGCAGATCGCCATGCACGAGTTCGAAACGCGGGTGCACGACGAGCGCCGCTCCGGCGAGCTGCTGCCCGACCGCCTGGGCGAGATCTGGCTGGAGACCCAGCGGCAGAGCCTCGGCCCCGCCATCGCCTTCGACGGCGACTACCGCAACTACTGGGCCTACATCCCGCACTTCATCCACGTGCCCTTCTACGTCTATGCCTACGCCTTCGGCGACTGCCTCGTGAATTCGCTCTATGCGGTCTACGAGGGGGCCGAAGCGGGCTTCGCGGAGAAGTACCTGGATATGCTGCGCGCCGGGGGCAGCAAGCGCCACAAGGAACTGCTGGCCCCCTTCGGGCTCGACGCCTCGGACCCGGCCTTTTGGGCGCGCGGACTCCAGCTCGTCGAGCGTTTCATCGGCGAGCTGGAAGAGATGGACTAG
- a CDS encoding long-chain fatty acid--CoA ligase, with amino-acid sequence MDFEACRSLTAAFFDQAAKRRDAAFVWHKEDGRFRPQSWTEIAEQVSALSRGLRALGLQPGDRVVLVAENRPEWLIADLAIMAAGAITVPAYTTSLASDHRHVLTDSGAVGAIVSTRALADRLLPAVLDAPGCKWVVGMEDLRRAQAGAVPLHVWNEVLDRGRELPDDVATVAARAERGDTACIIYTSGTGGVPRGVMLSHGAILCNCMGAYKVLERLGLGREVFLSFLPLSHAYEHTAGQFFPITIGAEIYYAEGVDHLLRNLGEARPTIMTAVPRLYETMHLRIRRGMEKEGGLKRKLFEKAVALGQKRYDDPKSLSLWERLQDAALERLVRGKIRKRFGGRIKAIVSGGAALNYDIGLFFTALGLPILQGYGQTETAPVVSVNPPWKVKLETVGPPFEGVEVKIAEDGEILVRGELVMTGYWRDDDATERALQNGWLHTGDIGEFDEDGYLKITDRKKDIIVFSGGDNVSPARVEGFLTLQREIQQAMVFGDKHPHLVALLVPDEEFAAQWCRSNGKQRDPGALGEDPAFRAALSEVVDRVNGSLSSLEKVRRFAVLSEPFSVENGMMTPTMKIRRHKIRDAYGEVLKNLY; translated from the coding sequence ATGGATTTCGAGGCTTGCCGTTCGCTGACCGCGGCGTTTTTCGACCAGGCAGCGAAGCGGCGCGACGCCGCCTTCGTCTGGCACAAGGAAGACGGCCGCTTCCGCCCGCAGAGCTGGACCGAGATCGCCGAGCAGGTCAGCGCCCTTTCGCGCGGCCTGCGCGCGCTGGGCCTGCAGCCCGGCGACCGGGTGGTCCTGGTGGCCGAGAACCGCCCGGAATGGCTGATCGCCGACCTGGCCATCATGGCTGCCGGCGCGATCACGGTCCCGGCCTACACCACCTCCCTGGCCAGCGACCACCGCCACGTGCTGACCGACAGCGGCGCCGTGGGCGCCATCGTCTCGACCCGCGCCCTGGCCGATCGCCTGTTGCCGGCAGTGCTGGACGCGCCGGGCTGCAAGTGGGTGGTCGGCATGGAAGACCTGCGCCGCGCCCAGGCCGGCGCCGTGCCGCTGCATGTCTGGAACGAAGTGCTGGACCGGGGACGCGAACTGCCCGACGACGTGGCCACGGTGGCCGCACGCGCCGAGCGCGGCGACACCGCCTGCATCATCTACACCTCCGGCACCGGCGGCGTGCCGCGCGGCGTGATGCTCAGCCACGGCGCCATCCTCTGCAATTGCATGGGGGCCTACAAGGTACTGGAGCGCCTGGGCCTGGGCCGGGAGGTCTTCCTCTCCTTCCTGCCGCTGTCGCACGCCTACGAACACACCGCCGGACAGTTCTTCCCCATCACCATAGGCGCGGAAATCTACTACGCCGAGGGGGTCGATCACCTGCTGCGCAACCTGGGCGAAGCCCGTCCCACCATCATGACGGCCGTGCCCCGGCTCTACGAAACCATGCACCTGCGCATCCGGCGCGGCATGGAGAAGGAAGGCGGCCTGAAAAGGAAGCTCTTCGAGAAGGCAGTGGCGCTCGGCCAGAAGCGCTACGACGACCCCAAGAGCCTGTCCTTGTGGGAACGGCTGCAGGACGCGGCGCTGGAGCGCCTGGTGCGCGGCAAGATCCGCAAGCGCTTCGGCGGGCGCATCAAGGCCATCGTCTCAGGGGGCGCCGCGCTCAACTACGACATCGGCCTCTTCTTCACCGCCCTCGGCCTGCCGATCCTGCAAGGCTACGGCCAGACCGAGACGGCGCCGGTCGTTTCCGTCAACCCGCCTTGGAAGGTGAAACTGGAGACCGTCGGCCCGCCCTTCGAGGGCGTCGAGGTGAAGATCGCCGAGGACGGCGAGATACTGGTGCGCGGCGAACTGGTGATGACCGGCTATTGGCGCGACGACGACGCCACGGAGCGGGCATTGCAGAACGGCTGGCTGCACACCGGCGATATCGGCGAGTTCGACGAGGACGGCTACCTGAAGATCACCGACCGCAAGAAGGACATCATCGTCTTTTCCGGCGGCGACAACGTCTCTCCGGCGCGGGTCGAGGGCTTCCTTACCCTGCAGCGGGAAATCCAGCAGGCCATGGTCTTCGGCGACAAGCACCCGCATCTGGTGGCGCTGCTGGTGCCGGACGAGGAATTCGCGGCACAGTGGTGCCGCAGCAACGGCAAGCAGCGCGATCCCGGCGCCTTGGGAGAGGACCCGGCATTCCGCGCGGCCCTGTCGGAAGTGGTGGACCGGGTGAACGGCTCTCTCTCCTCCCTGGAGAAGGTCCGCCGATTCGCGGTGCTCTCGGAGCCGTTCTCGGTGGAAAACGGCATGATGACGCCGACCATGAAGATTCGCCGCCACAAGATCCGGGACGCCTACGGCGAGGTGCTGAAGAATCTGTATTAG